The proteins below are encoded in one region of Streptomyces cyanogenus:
- a CDS encoding DUF4244 domain-containing protein: protein MFRKIRKAAVRLRGACRQDAGMVTSEYAMGIIAAVAFALVLYKVVSSGQVQAELQDIVKKALSARM from the coding sequence ATGTTCAGGAAGATCAGGAAAGCGGCGGTTCGGTTGCGCGGGGCGTGCCGCCAGGACGCCGGAATGGTGACGTCCGAGTACGCCATGGGCATCATCGCGGCCGTCGCGTTCGCGTTGGTGCTCTACAAGGTCGTCAGCAGCGGCCAGGTCCAGGCGGAGCTGCAGGACATCGTGAAGAAGGCGCTCAGTGCGCGGATGTGA
- a CDS encoding type II secretion system F family protein — protein MIGETSMGAALVCFGALVWLLGGRHYGMRRARLLLAGGGVVATGPPAWEQAVAEVRRRCGRWGAEWWALVAGIVIALLGASVIPVVAGAAGVPVLRRMRLARRARRTRERRADAVIALCGALAGEVRAGRQPGEALLRAARDSGGLGDAQAAVVAAARFGGDVPGALATAARQPGAEGLLGLAACWRVAVDQGAGLAAGLDRLDGALRAERDQRADLHAQLSGPRATAVLLAALPALGLLLGTAMGADPLRVLLHSGAGLGCLTAGAVFEVAGMWWAVRIVRRAEAV, from the coding sequence ATGATCGGTGAGACGTCCATGGGGGCCGCGTTGGTCTGCTTCGGCGCGTTGGTCTGGCTGCTGGGCGGGCGGCACTACGGGATGCGGCGGGCACGGCTGCTGCTGGCCGGCGGCGGGGTGGTGGCGACCGGGCCGCCCGCCTGGGAGCAGGCGGTCGCGGAAGTGCGGCGCCGGTGCGGCCGGTGGGGCGCCGAGTGGTGGGCGCTCGTCGCCGGGATCGTGATCGCCCTGCTGGGTGCCTCGGTGATTCCGGTCGTCGCGGGGGCGGCCGGGGTGCCGGTGCTCCGTCGGATGCGGCTGGCCCGGCGGGCCCGGCGCACGCGGGAGCGGCGGGCCGACGCGGTGATCGCCCTGTGCGGGGCGCTCGCCGGCGAGGTGCGGGCGGGCCGGCAGCCGGGGGAGGCGCTGCTGCGGGCCGCGCGGGACTCCGGCGGACTCGGTGACGCACAGGCCGCCGTGGTGGCGGCGGCGCGGTTCGGCGGAGACGTGCCCGGCGCGCTGGCCACGGCGGCGCGGCAGCCGGGCGCCGAGGGCCTGCTCGGACTCGCCGCGTGCTGGCGGGTGGCCGTGGACCAGGGCGCCGGGCTCGCCGCCGGCCTGGACCGGCTGGACGGGGCCCTGCGGGCCGAGCGCGACCAACGCGCCGACCTGCACGCCCAGTTGTCGGGCCCCCGGGCCACCGCGGTACTGCTCGCCGCGCTGCCCGCCCTCGGCCTGCTCCTCGGTACGGCCATGGGCGCGGACCCGCTGCGGGTCCTGCTGCACAGCGGTGCCGGCCTGGGCTGCCTGACGGCCGGGGCGGTGTTCGAGGTGGCCGGGATGTGGTGGGCGGTGCGGATCGTGCGGCGGGCGGAGGCGGTGTGA
- a CDS encoding Rv3654c family TadE-like protein, whose product MGAIAVLCVVFGAVLALGQAVVVRHRAAGGADLAALAAADHWAEGGAAACTRAERLAAAQGVRLVRCAIVGDTSDVTAAAGRGPFTAEVRARAGPPGPVPLGAPDGPRPAPPAVPRAPAPSVPGGVEQPERREPRAASR is encoded by the coding sequence CTGGGAGCGATCGCCGTGCTCTGCGTGGTGTTCGGTGCCGTGCTCGCGCTCGGGCAGGCCGTCGTCGTACGGCACCGGGCGGCCGGCGGTGCCGACCTGGCCGCGCTCGCGGCGGCGGACCACTGGGCCGAGGGCGGCGCGGCGGCCTGCACCCGGGCCGAGCGGCTGGCGGCGGCCCAGGGGGTGCGGTTGGTGCGGTGCGCGATCGTGGGGGACACCTCGGACGTGACGGCGGCCGCGGGGCGAGGGCCGTTCACGGCGGAGGTCAGGGCGAGAGCGGGACCGCCGGGTCCCGTACCGCTCGGCGCACCGGACGGGCCCCGACCCGCGCCGCCCGCCGTTCCGCGCGCGCCTGCCCCCTCGGTGCCGGGAGGCGTCGAGCAGCCCGAACGCCGCGAGCCGCGAGCAGCCAGCCGCTAG
- a CDS encoding TadE family type IV pilus minor pilin, with the protein MTAEAAVVLSVLVAFTMALVWGLLMVAAQIECVDAARAGARAAARQDPAGTVVTVTREAAPRGARVTVAREGDRVRVTVVAKPPVLSGLPFEVREEAVALAEDTVGAPPGSAEAGP; encoded by the coding sequence GTGACCGCGGAGGCGGCCGTGGTGCTGTCCGTGCTGGTGGCGTTCACGATGGCGCTGGTCTGGGGACTGCTCATGGTGGCGGCGCAGATCGAGTGCGTGGACGCGGCCCGCGCGGGGGCCCGGGCCGCCGCCCGTCAGGACCCGGCCGGCACGGTGGTGACGGTGACCCGGGAAGCGGCGCCGCGGGGAGCACGGGTGACCGTGGCCCGCGAGGGCGACCGGGTCCGTGTGACGGTGGTGGCCAAGCCGCCGGTGCTGAGCGGGCTGCCGTTCGAGGTACGGGAGGAGGCCGTGGCGCTCGCCGAGGACACGGTGGGGGCGCCTCCGGGGTCTGCGGAGGCGGGGCCGTGA
- a CDS encoding type II secretion system F family protein: MSAEVVHRLGMTAAVVLALGWAARRLWSARRRRRARRRVAELLGVEAPTAGSSLVIPGAVRRWLSATGAACGVWVLVGGVTGSVLGLGVGAVLWRWWGRQTSAPAQEVIDAAGAARQLPLAADLLAACIAAGAGPVVAAQAVGEALGGPVGQALARGAAEVRLGGEPATAWRSLAALPGAGLLARLLERADESGLPAAGPVARLASDARAEWARTATARARRAAVLISAPVGLCFLPAFIAVGVLPVVIGLAGSVTGGG; the protein is encoded by the coding sequence ATGAGCGCGGAAGTCGTCCACAGGCTGGGGATGACCGCGGCCGTGGTGCTCGCCCTCGGCTGGGCTGCCCGGCGGCTGTGGTCGGCACGGCGGCGGCGCCGGGCGCGGCGCCGGGTGGCCGAGCTGCTGGGGGTCGAAGCGCCTACGGCCGGATCATCGTTGGTGATCCCCGGCGCGGTACGGCGGTGGCTGTCGGCGACCGGTGCGGCGTGTGGTGTGTGGGTGCTGGTCGGCGGGGTCACGGGGAGCGTTCTGGGACTGGGTGTCGGTGCGGTGCTTTGGCGGTGGTGGGGGCGGCAGACCTCCGCCCCTGCACAGGAAGTGATCGACGCGGCGGGGGCGGCGCGCCAGCTTCCGCTCGCGGCCGACCTGCTGGCCGCGTGCATCGCGGCCGGTGCCGGTCCGGTGGTGGCCGCCCAGGCGGTGGGCGAGGCCCTCGGCGGCCCCGTCGGCCAGGCGCTGGCACGCGGCGCGGCGGAGGTCCGGCTCGGCGGTGAACCGGCGACCGCCTGGCGGAGCTTGGCGGCGCTGCCCGGCGCGGGGTTGCTGGCGCGGCTGCTGGAGCGGGCCGACGAGTCCGGGCTGCCCGCGGCCGGCCCGGTCGCCCGTCTCGCGTCGGACGCGCGCGCGGAGTGGGCCCGCACGGCGACGGCCCGGGCTCGCCGGGCGGCCGTACTGATCTCCGCGCCGGTCGGCCTGTGCTTCCTGCCCGCGTTCATCGCGGTCGGGGTCCTGCCGGTCGTGATCGGCCTGGCGGGCAGCGTGACGGGAGGGGGGTGA